The Amycolatopsis sp. NBC_01480 genome segment GTGCGTGGCGAGGTCGGCGACGGTGAGCGACCAGTTGTCCGGCTTCTCGCCGAAGAACTTCACCACGTTGCGCTCGGCGTGCTCGGCGTGGTCGTCGCGGATCTCGTACGAGGACACCCGCCCGGCCGGGCCGACCGCGCGCAGCAGCGAACAGGTCAGCGCGCCGGACCCGGCCCCGGCCTCCAGCACGCGCGCGCCGGGGAAGATGTCGCCGAACATGACGATCTGCGCGGCGTCCTTGGGGTAGATCACCTGGGCGCCGCGCGGCATCGAGAGCACGTAGTCCGGCAGCAGCGGCCGGAGCGCGAGGTAGGTGCTGCCGCCCGCGGACGTGACCACCGAGCCCTCGGGGAGCCCGATCAGGTCGTCGTGGGCGAGGGCGCCGCGATGAGTGTGGTACTCCCCGCCCTCGGCGAGGGTCAGGGTGTAGTGGCGG includes the following:
- a CDS encoding tRNA (adenine-N1)-methyltransferase, with the protein product MSVSGPFSVGDRVQLTDSKGRHYTLTLAEGGEYHTHRGALAHDDLIGLPEGSVVTSAGGSTYLALRPLLPDYVLSMPRGAQVIYPKDAAQIVMFGDIFPGARVLEAGAGSGALTCSLLRAVGPAGRVSSYEIRDDHAEHAERNVVKFFGEKPDNWSLTVADLATHTGEVDRVVLDMLAPWDQLPNVAAHLVPGGVLTVYVATVTQLSRVTESLREQQCWTEPESWESLVRPWHVVGLAVRPDHRMVAHTAFLLTARRLADGTVSPRVSRRPAKGKG